GTAAAAATATAGATAATATATCTGATAATCAGCATGATGGATTTGTTTTTGCTCCTTTTGTATTTAGCGAAAAATATCCTGTCTGGTTTTTAAAAGCAGATGAAATTATTGATAAAGAAAAAGATTTACAATCTCTAATAGCCAAACTAGAAGCCTTGCCTGACGTTAAACAGAAGCAGGATTTAGACATTAAGTCAACATCAAAAGAGGATTATTCCAAGGCTTTTGATGAGTTTATGTTTAAGTTGAAATCAGCTGTTTTGGATAAGGCTATATTGTCAAAAATTGTGACTAAATTACGGACAGAAGAAGATTTATACTCCATATTTATACGTTTATCAAAAACTTATCCTTCTACATTTAACTATCTTATTTATTTGCCTTCCGGCGAAATATGGATGGGAGCAACGCCTGAACTTTTGCTTCGTCGAGACAGTTTGAGTTTCCAAACAATGGCTTTGGCTGGGACACAGCTGTTGGGAAATCGTAAGCCGAAAGATGTTGTATGGGAGCAAAAAGAAATTGAAGAACAGGCTTATGTGAGTGATTACGTGAAAAAAATACTGACTTCAGTTTCTGAATCCTTAGAAGTTTCGGATACTTATTCTGTTAAAGCAGGAAATCTTGTGCATTTGCGCACCGATTTTAAAGTAAGTCAATCTTTTGACAGTGCAACAGCTCTTGATATAGCAAAACAATTACATCCAACACCGGCGGTCTGTGGTATTCCTTTGGAAAAATCCAGAGAGTTAATTTTAAAAACAGAAAAACATAATCGTGCTTATTATACCGG
This sequence is a window from Bacteroidales bacterium. Protein-coding genes within it:
- a CDS encoding isochorismate synthase: KNIDNISDNQHDGFVFAPFVFSEKYPVWFLKADEIIDKEKDLQSLIAKLEALPDVKQKQDLDIKSTSKEDYSKAFDEFMFKLKSAVLDKAILSKIVTKLRTEEDLYSIFIRLSKTYPSTFNYLIYLPSGEIWMGATPELLLRRDSLSFQTMALAGTQLLGNRKPKDVVWEQKEIEEQAYVSDYVKKILTSVSESLEVSDTYSVKAGNLVHLRTDFKVSQSFDSATALDIAKQLHPTPAVCGIPLEKSRELILKTEKHNRAYYTGFLGPMNKDSMSLFVNLRSMQVMQEKFVLYVGGGITRDSKKEKEWAETEAKAQTLLSVIDSVF